The Synchiropus splendidus isolate RoL2022-P1 chromosome 11, RoL_Sspl_1.0, whole genome shotgun sequence genome contains a region encoding:
- the LOC128767059 gene encoding uncharacterized protein LOC128767059, which produces MTIVKKEVKRVQRFLSPNDPKYLDDVEELKVKCEEEQMRSSREAFMQFIMNLLTSMKEEELADILWCRNLAAECSGRLRKKLQTKFHSVSEGVAKAGNCVPLNQIYTELYITEGETDQVNQEHEVRQIETATRKQTRPETTIRQEDLFKTSPERERPIRSLLTKGVAGIGKTLLTQKLTLDWAEDQAHKTFQLVFPFTVRELNLLKEKKLSLLELVHLFFPEAKESGFSSFEGVQVLFILDGLDECRLPLDFNSRILTEATESTSVDVLLTNLIKGNLLPSAHLWITTRPAAANQIPPECVDMVTEVRGFTDLQKEEYFRKRFRDEEMTTIISHIRSSRSLYIMCHIPIFCWITATVLEDMLKSRETAELPKTLTEMYIHFLVVQAKVKKLKYHGGAGTDTVWDPESRNVIESLGKLAFEQLQRGNLIFYESDLTECGIDVTAAAVYSGVFTQIFREERGLYQDKVFCFIHLSLQEFLAALHVHLEFFNSGVNQLESRRTSSRFRNKHKQFYHRAMNEAVESPNGHLDLFLRFLLGLSLQTSQSLFKGLLPQTGSSSWSHQDTAELIKKKISENVSPGRIINLFHCLSEVKDTSLVAEVQQQLRSGRLSTNQFSPAQWSTLAFILLSSEEDLDVFDLKKYSASEKDLGRLLPVVQASRRVLSLSERSGSLLSSVLSSPSSSLTQLELSINNLKDVGVELLSAGLKSPHCRLETLSLSRCDISERGCASLASALTSNPSHLRQLDLSFNHAGGPGLELLSAELKSLREDLFFHHDHDFWTQMLHVHGSYSNKTEDQNYLNHPGGFVSSTQLGASHTNMDTSRQSGAELLTGVDGEEEAPTSQAHLTEDHDSLTGAQRKQLTSAAAGQELGPGPAPSRQSLKSDVSMGRGINFRGQQEGVDDRNYQVKPGDSELSCVSLESYMSKDLPPDIQGGHESSEEREDQQHQTDLDSTLQLLEKTVITIVKKEVKRVQRFLSPNDPRYLDDVEELKVKCEEEQMRSSREAFMQFIMNLLTSMKEEELADVLWHRSCAAKCAGRLKRRLQTKFHSVSEGVAKAGNSVPLNQIYTELYITEGETDQVNQEHEVRQIETATRKQTRPETTIKQEDLFKTSPERERPIRSLLTKGVAGIGKTLLTQKLTLDWAEDQAHKNFQLVFPFTFRELNLLKEKKLSLLELVHLFFPEAKESGFSSFEGVQVLFILDGLDECRLPLDFNSRILTEATESTSVDVLLTNLIKGKLLPSAHLWITTRPAAANQIPPECVDMVTEVRGFTDLQKEEYFRKRFRDEEMTTIISHIRSSRSLYIMCHIPIFCWITATVLEDMLKSRETAELPKTLTEMYIHFLVVQAKVKKLKYHGGAGTDTVWDPESRNVIESLGKLAFEQLQRGNLIFYESDLTECGIDVTAAAVYSGVFTQIFREERGLYQDKVFCFIHLSLQEFLAALHVHLEFFNSGVNLLESQQTYSLLRRFRNRQFYQSAMTEAIKSPNGHLDLFLRFLLGLSLQTSQSLLPGLLRQTGSSSWSHQDTAELIKKKISENESPERIINLFHCLSEVKDTSLVAEVQQQLRSGRLSNQFSPAQWSTLAFILLSSEEDLDVFDLKKYSASEKALVRLLLVVQASKQVLLSSCHLSERSGSLLSSVLSSPSSSLTELDLSFNDLQDPGVELLSAGLKSPHCRLETLRLCSCHLSERSGSLLSSVLNFLSSSLTQLDLSSNDLQDAGVEMLSVGLESPYCHLETLRLISCHLSERSGSLLSSVLNSPSSRLTQLDLSYNNLKDPGVELLSAGLKSPHCHLETLRLRECHLSERSGQPLSSVLRSPSSSLTHLDLSLNNLFDPGVELLSAGLKSPHCQLETLSLMQCNISERGCSALASALTSNPSRLRELDLRYNHPGGPGLDLLSAELESQDWKLELLRLEYCGPQWLKKYFPPLLVDPVASHRRLLLQHHGASG; this is translated from the exons ATGACCAtagtgaagaaggaagtgaagagAGTCCAAAGGTTCCTCAGTCCAAATGACCCGAAATACCTGGATGATGTGGAAGAGTTGAAGGTGAAGTGTGAAGAagagcagatgaggagcagcagagaagctttcATGCAGTTCATCATGAACCTTCTGACGagcatgaaggaggaggagcttgctgATATTCTGTGGTgca GAAATCTTGCCGCTGAGTGTTCAGGACGACTGAGGAAGAAGCTGCAGACGAAGTTCCACAGcgtgtctgagggggtcgctaAAGCGGGAAACTGTgtccctctgaatcagatctacacagagctctacatcactgagggggaaacagaccaggtcaaccaggagcacgaggtccgacagatcgaaacagcaaccaggaagcagaccagaccagaaaccaccatcagacaagaagacctctttaaaacCTCTCCTGAGAGAGAgcgaccaatcaggagcctgctgacgaagggcgtggctggcattgggaagaccctcctgacacaaaagctgactctggactgggctgaagaccaAGCCCACAAGACCTTCCAGcttgtgtttcctttcaccgtcagggagctgaacctgctgaaagagaagaagttgagtttgctggaacttgttcatctttTCTTTCCTGAAGCCAAAGAATCAGgattcagcagctttgaaggagtccaggttctgttcatcttggacggtctggacgagtgtcgactccctctggacttcaacagtcggatCTTGACAGAAGCTAcggagtccacctcagtagacgtcctgctgaccaacctcatcaagGGGAatctgcttccctcagctcacctctggatcaccacacgacctgcagcagccaatcagatccctcctgagtgtgtggacatggtaacagaggtcagagggttcactgacctccagaaggaggagtacttcaggaagaggttcagagatgaggagatgaccaccatcatctctcacatcaggagctcacgaagcctctacatcatgtgccacatccccatcttctgctggatcactgccacagttctggaggacatgttgaagagcagagagaccgcagagctgcccaagaccctgactgagatgtacatccacttcctggtggtccaggccaaagtcaagaagctcaagtaccatggaggagctgggacagacacagtttgggatcctgagagcaggaacgtgattgagtctctgggaaaactggcttttgagcagctgcagagaggaaacttgatcttctatgaatcagacctcacagagtgtggcatcgacgtcacagctgctgcagtttactcaggagtcttcacacagatcttcagagaggagagaggactgtaccaggacaaggtcttctgcttcatccacctgagtcttcaggagtttctggctgcgcTTCATGTCCACCTGGAGTTCTTTAACTCAGGAGTCAATCAGCTTGAGTCACGACGTACATCTTCACGGTTTagaaacaaacataaacagtTCTACCATCGAGCAATGAATGAGgctgtagaaagtccaaatggacatctggacttgttcctgcgcttcctcctgggtctttctctgcagaccagccagaGTCTCTTTAAGGGTTTGTtaccacagacaggaagtagctcctggagccatcaggacacagcagagctcatcaagaagaagataagtgagAATGTGTCTCCAGGGAGAATCATCaacctgttccactgtctgagtgaagtgaaggacacttctctcgtggcagaagtgcagcagcagctgagatcaggacgGCTCTCGACAAATCAGttctctcctgctcagtggtccaccctggccttcatcttactgtcctcagaggaagaccTGGACGTGTTCGACCTgaagaaatactctgcttcagagaaGGATCTCGGCaggctgctgcctgtggtccaAGCATCAAGACGAGTTCTGTCTCTGTCAGAGAggagtggttcccttctgtcctcagtcctcagctctccgtcctctagtctgacacaactggaacTGAGTATCAATAACCTGAAGGATgtaggagtggagctgctgtctgctggactgaagagtccacactgtcgcctggagactctcag TCTATCTCGTTGTGACATCTCTGAgcgaggctgtgcttctctggcctcagctctgacctcaaacccctcccatctgagacagctggacctgagcttcaatcatgcaggaggaccaggacttgAGCTGCTGTCTGCAGAACTGAAGagtctcag AGAAGATCTGTTCTTCCACCATGATCACGACTTCTGGACCCAGATGCTGCACGTCCACGGCTCCTACTCCAACAAGACTGAGGATCAGAATTACCTCAACCATCCCGGCGGATTTGTGTCCTCAA ctcagctgggAGCTTCACATacaaacatggacacaagtcGTCAGAGCggagcagagctgctgacaG gtgtggatggagaggaggaagcgCCTACCTCTCAGGCCCATCTGACTGAGGACCATGACAGCCTGACcggagctcagag AAAGCAACTCACATCAGCGGCTGCTGGACAAGAACTTGGTCCTGGACCTGCTCCCAGCCGtcagtctctgaagagtgacgtGTCAATGGGAAGAGGAATTAACTTCAGAGGTCAACAGGAGGGTGTTGATGACAG GAACTATCAGGTGAAACCAGGAGACTCTGagctcagctgtgtgtctctggagAGTTACATGTCCAAGGATCTTCCTCCTGATATCCAAGGTGGACATGAGTCTTCAGAAGAGAG GGAGGatcagcagcatcagacagatctggactccacTCTTCAG ctgcttgaGAAGACTGTCATAACCAtagtgaagaaggaagtgaagagAGTCCAAAGGTTCCTCAGTCCAAATGACCCGAGATACCTGGATGATGTGGAAGAGTTGAAGGTGAAGTGTGAAGAagagcagatgaggagcagcagagaagctttcATGCAGTTCATCATGAACCTTCTGACGagcatgaaggaggaggagcttgctgATGTTCTGTGGCAca gaagtTGTGCTGCAAAGTGTGcaggacgactgaagaggaggctgCAGACGAAGTTCCACAGcgtgtctgagggggtcgctaaagcaggaaactctgtccctctgaatcagatctacacagagctctacatcactgagggggaaacagaccaggtcaaccaggagcacgaggtccgacagatcgaaacagcaaccaggaagcagaccagaccagaaaCCACCATCAAacaagaagacctctttaaaacCTCTCCTGAGAGAGAgcgaccaatcaggagcctgctgacgaagggcgtggctggcattgggaagaccctcctgacacagaagctgactctggactgggctgaagaccaAGCCCACAAGAACTTCCAGcttgtgtttcctttcaccttcagggagctgaacctgctgaaagagaagaagttgagtttgctggaacttgttcatctttTCTTTCCTGAAGCCAAAGAATCAGgattcagcagctttgaaggagtccaggttctgttcatcttggacggtctggacgagtgtcgactccctctggacttcaacagtcggatCTTGACAGAAGCTAcggagtccacctcagtagacgtcctgctgaccaacctcatcaagGGGAAGCTGCTTCCATCGGCTCacctctggatcaccacacgacctgcagcagccaatcagatccctcctgagtgtgtggacatggtaacagaggtcagagggttcactgacctccagaaggaggagtacttcaggaagaggttcagagatgaggagatgaccaccatcatctctcacatcaggagctcacgaagcctctacatcatgtgccacatccccatcttctgctggatcactgccacagttctggaggacatgttgaagagcagagagaccgcagagctgcccaagaccctgactgagatgtacatccacttcctggtggtccaggccaaagtcaagaagctcaagtaccatggaggagctgggacagacacagtttgggatcctgagagcaggaacgtgattgagtctctgggaaaactggcttttgagcagctgcagagaggaaacttgatcttctatgaatcagacctcacagagtgtggcatcgacgtcacagctgctgcagtttactcaggagtcttcacacagatcttcagagaggagagaggactgtaccaggacaaggtcttctgcttcatccacctgagtcttcagGAGTTCCTAGCTGCGCTTCATGTCCACCTGGAGTTCTTTAACTCTGGAGTCAATCTGCTCGAGTCACAACAAACATATTCGCTGTTGAGAAGATTCAGAAACAGACAGTTCTATCAGAGTGCGATGACTGAAGCTATcaaaagtccaaatggacatctggacttgttcctgcgcttcctcctgggtctttctctgcagaccagccagagtctccttccaggtttgttgcgacagacaggaagtagctcctggagccatcaggacacagcagagctcatcaagaagaagataagtgagaacgagtctccagagagaatcatcaacctgttccactgtctgagtgaagtgaaggacacttcccTAGTGGcggaggtgcagcagcagctgagatcaggacgGCTCTCAAATCAGttctctcctgctcagtggtccaccctggccttcatcttactgtcctcagaggaagaccTGGATGTGTTTGACCTTaagaaatactctgcttcagagaaGGCTCTTGtgaggctgctgctggtggtccaagcttcaaaaCAAGTTCT GTTGAGCTCATGTCATCTGTCAGAGAggagtggttcccttctgtcctcagtcctcagctctccgtcctctagtttgacagaactggacctgagcttcaacGACCTgcaggatccaggagtggagctgctgtctgctggactgaagagtccacactgtcgcctggagactctcag GCTGTGCTCATGTCATCTGTCAGAGAggagtggttcccttctgtcctcagtcctcaacTTTctgtcctctagtctgacacaactggacctgagctccaacGACCtgcaggatgcaggagtggagatGCTGTCTGTTGGACTGGAAAGTCCatactgtcacctggagactctcag gctCATCTCATgtcatctgtcagagagaagtggttcccttctgtcctcagtcctcaactctccgtcctctcgtctgacacaactggacctgagctacaacaacctgaaggatccaggagtggagctgctgtctgctggactgaagagtccacactgtcatctggagactctcag ACTGAGAGAGTGTcacctgtcagagagaagtggacaacctctgtcctcagtcctcagatCCCCATCCTCTAGTCTGACTCACCTGGATCTGAGCCTCAACAACCTGTttgatccaggagtggagctgctgtctgctggactgaagagtccacactgtcagctggagactctcag tctgaTGCAGTGTAACATCTCTGAGAGAGGCTGTTCTGCTCTGGCCTCGGCTCTGACCTCAAACCCCTCCCGTCTGAGGGAGCTGGACCTGAGGtacaaccatccaggaggaccaggactggaccTGCTGTCTGCAGAACTGGAGAGTCAAGACTGGAAGCTGGAGCTTCTCAG GCTGGAGTACTGTGGACCTCAGTGGCTGAAGAAGT acttCCCTCCGCTCCTAGTGGACCCAGTCGCATCACATCGGCGCCTCCTACTCCAACATCACGGGGCATCAGGATAA